One part of the Raphanus sativus cultivar WK10039 chromosome 7, ASM80110v3, whole genome shotgun sequence genome encodes these proteins:
- the LOC108832171 gene encoding putative cysteine-rich receptor-like protein kinase 30 codes for MGLLFAWNFGTFRPGDTFDRNRQLILSSLASEVAAKDGFFNVSVGTYPDQVYALGMCIPGAKQEFCSDCIKAASDQLIQSCPNQAAAFYWSGGGETLCMARYSNSPSFRPVDTDSPSYGANVENLSTNLTDFDRFLERLAVRMVTAALSSSGKNVPFSNSRFYAADVAALTSSINVYALMQCTPDVSPSNCKTCLRQSVDYYIDCCRGEQGGYVYWPNCLFRLDMYPYNGAFSPLKLAPQPTSQPAFQPASQPAFQPASQPATQPASQLQSPPPLTNEDGKTIDKGAIIGIVAAMLIINM; via the exons atgggcctcct GTTTGCTTGGAATTTTGGAACGTTTAGACCAGGTGATACTTTTGACAGGAACCGTCAACTTATCCTCTCATCTCTTGCATCTGAGGTGGCAGCTAAAGATGGCTTCTTCAACGTTTCGGTTGGGACGTATCCTGACCAGGTCTACGCGCTGGGGATGTGCATCCCAGGCGCTAAACAAGAGTTTTGTTCGGATTGTATCAAGGCTGCGTCTGACCAGTTAATACAGAGCTGTCCCAACCAGGCAGCAGCTTTTTATTGGTCAGGTGGAGGTGAAACTCTATGTATGGCACGCTACTCTAACAGCCCGTCTTTTAGACCGGTGGATACAGATTCACCTTCTTATGGTGCCAACGTTGAAAATCTCAGCACAAACTTAACAGATTTTGACAGGTTCTTGGAGCGATTAGCAGTTCGTATGGTGACCGCAGCTTTGTCATCATCAGGCAAGAATGTACCATTCTCTAACAGTAGATTCTACGCAGCTGATGTAGCAGCCTTGACAAGCTCTATAAATGTATATGCGTTAATGCAATGCACCCCTGACGTCTCTCCCTCTAATTGTAAGACCTGTTTACGACAAAGTGTTGATTACTATATAGATTGCTGTCGTGGGGAGCAAGGCGGCTATGTGTATTGGCCTAATTGTCTTTTCCGGTTGGATATGTACCCCTACAATGGCGCCTTTAGTCCTCTTAAGTTAGCGCCTCAGCCTACATCTCAGCCTGCTTTTCAACCTGCATCTCAGCCTGCTTTTCAACCTGCATCTCAGCCTGCTACTCAACCCGCGTCTCAGCTGCAGTCCCCACCTCCCCTGACCAACGAAG ATGGGAAAACGATTGATAAGGGAGCTATCATAGGAATTGTGGCTGCAATGCTCATAATCAACATGTAA
- the LOC130498097 gene encoding uncharacterized protein LOC130498097, with protein MTIEEVQKTTNEQLAALVAALTAPAGPTNRSQPVCRHLFPPTPAEDRAVDESDPNGPPAVYPTPTTADPTTIREIAELKLSLQQMSSQIHQATSAAPQIDSVIASTSRSPFASELTRVQLRKIEKLRLPEYKPGGDPVEHLTAFNIAMARARLSDEEKDAGYCQLFVETLNEQALTWFSQLSENSIRSFRDLSAFRKDLYSNPTTSLPDAIARSHNFIRMEEDTKAIIRKQNAAKPVAAKSAGARPEPRQHAPADNGGKKGGLLYVVDENNAPVSTMVMHDKKWNVYQRETDSPDASPSTPSAGVVAKSKDAEKATRETDDDDDSADDDQPANRQRIEVIRVQPQGRNEPGSSSDEDDDMRPQTTLWIFGPSSSKSLDPLPRKRQSLLISADRSTRIAPRKLRHKTPPKGSPPTSRTAICETNSTRRSATCGQPLTARKGILPKQVATFAMCSAQSEHKLVPG; from the exons ATGACGATTG aagaagtccagaaaacGACGAATGAGCAGCTCGCTGCTCTCGTGGCTGCCCTCACTGCTCCCGCTGGACCGACGAACCGTTCCCAACCCGTCTGCCGGCATCTCTTCCCTCCAACGCCGGCAGAAGACCGCGCTGTGGACGAATCTGACCCTAACGGTCCTCCCGCCGTATACCCTACTCCGACGACAGCAGATCCGACGACGATTCGCGAGATCGCcgagctcaaactcagccttcAACAAATGAGCTCGCAGATCCACCAAGCGACGAGCGCAGCCCCTCAGATCGACAGCGTCATCGCCTCTACTTCGCGCTCGCCCTTCGCTAGCGAGCTAACCAGGGTCCAGCTCCGCAAAATAGAAAAGCTCCGTCTCCCCGAGTACAAACCCGGCGGCGACCCCGTCGAACATCTGACAGCCTTCAACATAGCTATGGCCAGAGCTCGCCTTTCCGACGAAGAGAAGGACGCAGGATACTGtcagctcttcgtcgaaacaCTCAACGAACAAGCGCTAACCTGGTTCTCACAGCTCAGCGAGAACTCGATTCGCAGTTTCCGAGACCTATCAGCC tttcgTAAGGACCTGTATTCCAACCCCACGACTTCGCTCCCCGATGCTATTGCCCGGTCTCACAATTTcatccgaatggaagaagaCACCAAGGCAATAATTCGGAAGCAGAACGCTGCCAAGCCGGTTGCAGCCAAAAGTGCGGGAGCTCGGCCAGAGCCACGCCAGCACGCGCCAGCTGATAACGGCGGCAAAAAAGGAGGTCTCCTCTACGTCGTGGACGAGAACAACGCCCCTGTCTCAACCATGGTCATGCACGATAAAAAGTGGAATGTTTATCAGCGAGAGACCGACTCTCCAGATGCGTCCCCCAGTACCCCTAGTGCTGGTGTCGTGGCTAAA TCGAAGGACGCTGAGAAGGCCACCCGGGAAACCGATGATGACGACGACTCGGCGGACGACGATCAGCCTGCCAATCGCCAGCGCATTGAAGTGATCCGCGTCCAACCTCAAGGAAGGAACGAACCAGGATCCTCGTCGGACGAGGACGACGATATGAGACCCCAGACGACACTGTGGATCTTCGGTCCTTCCTCGAGCAAAAGTCTCGATCCACTACCGAGGAAACGCCAGTCTCTTCTGATCTCCGCCGACAGATCGACTCGAATCGCGCCGCGAAAGCTTCGGCACAAGACTCCTCCCAAAGGCAGTCCGCCGACAAGCCGAACTGCGATTTGCGAGACAAACTCAACGCGAAGATCGGCGACCTGCGGACAACCCTTAACCGCAAGAAAAGGGATACTGCCGAAACAAGTAGCGACCTTCGCGATGTGCTCCGCGCAAAGCGAGCACAAACTCGTCCCCGGATAA